DNA from Arthrobacter sp. FW305-BF8:
GACGAGACCTCCTTCGTGATCCTGCGCTTCCTGCTGGGCGTGACCGAGGCCGGGCTCTTCCCGGGCGTCATCATGTTCCTCGCCGCCTGGTTCCCGAACAAGGTCCGCGTCAAGATGTTCGCCATCTTCTATCTGGCACAGCCTTTCTCCCAGATGATGGGCGCCCCGCTGTCCGGCTGGCTGATCAACATCGGCGACCAGGTTCCCGGCGTCCAAGGCTGGCAGGTCATGTTCTTCGTCGAGGGCATGCTCGCCGTGCTGGCCGGCATCGCCGCCTTCTTCTTCCTGATTAACAGCCCGCAGGACGCCAAGTTCCTCAACAAGGACGAGAAGAAGGCGCTGCTGGACGTCATGGCCCTTGAGGACAACGTCAAGGAAGAGTCCGGCCCCCGCGGTGTCCTCGCAGCCATGAAGAACGGCCGCGTCTGGTACTTCACCGTCATCTACTTCTGCCTGCAGATCGCCGTGTACGGCGTGACCTTCTACCTGCCCCAGCAGGTGTCGCAGCTGACCGGGCAGAAGGTCGGCCTGGCCGTCGGACTCATGGCCGCCATCCCGTGGTTCTTCGGCATCTTCGCCTGCTACTTCATCGGCAAGGCCGCCAACACCGTGATCCGGCGCCGGGTCTGGGGCACCGGGCTGTTCATCTCCACAGGCCTGTGCATCTTCGGCTCCGCCTGGGCCGGCGCCAACCACCTCCCGGCGCTGGGCATCGTGTTCATCACCCTCGCGGTGTGCAGCTTCCTCTCCATCGGCCCCATCGCCTGGTCGTATCCGACGGCGTTCCTCACCGGAACTGCCGCCGCGGCGGGCATCGGTCTCATCAACTCGCTGGGCAACCTGGGCGGCTTCGTGGCCCCGATCCTGCGGACCACCGTGAACCAGGTGACCGCCTCGGACACCGGCACCATGGGCGTCTACGCCCTCGGTGTACTGCCGTTCCTCGCCGCGGTCATGATGATCGGTACCCGGAAGTTCAAGAACAAGGCCGACGACCTGCTTGAAACCAGCGCCACCGGAACGGCTGGCACTGCCAAAGATCAGGCACTGCTGGAAAAGTAGTCAGCAGCAAACACAGGCGCAGCACCCCAAGTAGCCCCAGCAAAGGCAGGAAGTTCCGTGACGCAGCTTAACCAGGCCATCAAAGACCCCGGCACGATTTTCGTCGGCGTCAGCACCAAGATGTACCTGGGCTACCGGGACAGCCTGCGCTGGCTGGATGAACTGCGCCAACAGGTGGATGCCCGCCCGGCCCTCGTGGCCGGGCGGGTGGTCCCGTTCGTGATTCCGTCCTTTCCGATGCTCCCGGCGGCAGGGGAGATCATTGCCGGGACGCCGCTGGTTTTGGGTGCCCAGAACTGCGGCTGGGCCGACGGCCCCTGGACGGGTGAGCTCTCGCCGTCGCTGCTCGCCGAACTAGGCGTGGGACTCGTGGAGATCGGGCACGCCGAGCGGCGGCGGCACTTCGGCGAGGATGACG
Protein-coding regions in this window:
- a CDS encoding MFS transporter, which encodes MTVTKPSTTKELLDSPVLKSAISKASFRLMPMLVILYVVAFLDRTNVGFAEAALEADKGISAGAYALGAGIFFIGYALFEIPSNLLLTKFGAKVWLARIAVTWGIVSACFAFVQDETSFVILRFLLGVTEAGLFPGVIMFLAAWFPNKVRVKMFAIFYLAQPFSQMMGAPLSGWLINIGDQVPGVQGWQVMFFVEGMLAVLAGIAAFFFLINSPQDAKFLNKDEKKALLDVMALEDNVKEESGPRGVLAAMKNGRVWYFTVIYFCLQIAVYGVTFYLPQQVSQLTGQKVGLAVGLMAAIPWFFGIFACYFIGKAANTVIRRRVWGTGLFISTGLCIFGSAWAGANHLPALGIVFITLAVCSFLSIGPIAWSYPTAFLTGTAAAAGIGLINSLGNLGGFVAPILRTTVNQVTASDTGTMGVYALGVLPFLAAVMMIGTRKFKNKADDLLETSATGTAGTAKDQALLEK